In Ruania alkalisoli, the DNA window CGGTCGGCGACCTCACGGTTGGACAGGCCGTCCCCGATGAGCTCGACGATGCGGCGCTGGGTGGGGGTGAGCAGCTCGAACGGATCGTCGCCGCGCGGTTCGACCGGGGTGTCACGCAGGAGCGTGCGCCCGGCTGCGACGGCACGGACGGCGTCGAGCATCTGCCCACCGCGCACGGATTTGAGTACGAATGCTCGAGCGCCGGCGGCCTGGGCGGCAGCCCGTGCCTGAGGGTCGCCGAAGGAGGTGAGCACCACGGCGCGCACCTCGGGAAGCACGGCACGGACACCGTCGATGACGTCCACCCCCGTGCCGTCGGGCAACTGCAGGTCCACCAGCAACAGATCGGGTCGGGTGAGCTCCGCCCGCTGGATCGCTTCGGCCACGGTCGAGGCCTCGGCCACAACGGTCAGATCATCGACGGTGTCGATCACACCAACCACTCCTCGCCGGACGATCTCGTGGTCATCGACGATGAGTACGCGGGTGGGGTTGGTCACGAGTTCAGCCTATGACGAACGCCGCTGACGCAGCGCCCAATTCTCTCCCCCAAGCCTGCGCTCCTCTCGTACGCTGGCGTCGGGAGGCGAGTACATGGTGAGTCGAAGCCTGTGGTCCGGCGTCCTGGTGACGGCGGCAGCCTTACTCGGATACATGATCGGCAACCAAGGGAATCCCCCCTGGCATGCCGTCATCGCCGCGCCGCTGGTCGGGCTTCTCGCCGGGGTCGTGGAGTATGTCCGCCAGCGGCGGTCACGCGGTCAGCGGGACGGCTCCGCCGTCGACCGTCGCACCTGAAGGTCCACCGGCAGCACCCGCGTCTGCGGGGCCGAGGCGAGTAGCAGATCCACCGCCGCTGCTCCCATCTCCAGCGCCGGCACCGCAACGGTGGTCAGTGGCGGCGCAAGCAGGCGCGCCACCGGGACGTCGTCGAATCCGACCACGCTCATACGTTCCGGAACGGGCACGCCCCGGTCGGCGAGGCGACCCAGGATGCCCAGGGCGAGCTGATCGTTGAAGGCGAGCACCGCCGTCACCCCGGCAGCCAGGGCCTGATCGGCGGCGTCGATGCCGCCCGCCGAACCCGGACGGAATGCCCCCAGGTCCACCACGGTGTCCGCACCGACAATGCCGGTGACTTCGGCTGCCCGCAGCCCTTCCCTCCGGCGCGCATCGGACCACGACGTGGACGGCCCACCGGCGTAGCCGATCTTGGTGTGCCCGAGCGCAGCCAGATGCCGCAGTGCTTGGGTGATGCCGCCGGCGTTGTCTCCCACCACGGCCGGCACGCCGTCGAGCACCCGGTTGACCAGCACCACCCGCGTGCGGCCGGCCACCTCGGCCAGTGCGTCGTCACTCGTGCGGGACGAGGCAAGCACGGCACCGTCACAGACCATCGCGAGTTGCCCGAGCACCTCTAGCTCGCGCTCCGGATCTTCGTCGGTGTCGGCGATCATCGCATTCAGCCCGGCGTCCCGGACGCGCCGCTGCATCCCGGTGGCGACGGAGGCGTAGAAGGCGTTCTGCAGGTCCGGGACCACCAGGCCGATCGCCTGACCTCGTCCGGTGACCAGCTGGCGGGCGGCCCGGTTCGGCTGGTAGTCCAGCTCCTGCGCCAGCCTCTGCACCCGCTCACGTGTCACGGCTGCGACGACCGACGAACCCGCGAGCGCGCGCGAGACGGTGGCCATGGAGACGCCGGCCGCGTCGGCGACGTCACGGAGCGTTGTGACCATGCATCGCCTCCTACAAACGCTTGCAGAACATTGTCCCTCGAATGTTGCACATGCTAGCGTGTCCGCCACACGATTGTTTGCAAACGTTTGTGGCCCAGCACCGCACACTCGGTCACACAAGGAGAGACATGACAGTGCAGTCCCCCGAGATGCTGGAGCGCATCGGCGCCGCCCGCCTCGTTCCCGTCGTCGTGCTCGACGACGCTGCCTCCGCCGCCCCGCTCGCCGAGGCGCTCGTGGCCGGCGGCCTCCCCGTGGCCGAGGTGACGTTCCGCACCGCCGCCGCGGTGGAGTCGATCAAGGCGATGAGCGCCCGGGGCGACATGCTGGTCGGGGCCGGGACGGTCCTGACCACAGACCAGGTCGATGCGGCCGTGGACGCTGGCGCCTCCTATGTGGTCTCGCCCGGGTTCTCGCAGGCTGTCGTGCGCCGGTGTATCGAACGCGGGGTTCTCCCCCTCCCGGGCGCAGTGACCGCCACTGAGGTGCAGGCAGCGCTCGCCGAGGGCCTGGAGGTCGTGAAGTTCTTCCCAGCCGAGACCTCCGGCGGCGCCAAGGCAATCAAGGCCCTGGCCGCCCCCTTCGGTGGGCTACGTTTCGTTCCCACCGGTGGCATCGGACCCAAGAACCTGGCCGAGTACACCGCGGTCAGTGCCGTGCTCGCCGTCGGCGGCTCCTGGATGGTGCCGCGGGACGAGATCGCCGCCGGCAACTTCGATCGCGTGAGTGAGCTGACCCGCGAGGCCGTCGCGCTCGCCGCTGCCTGACCCGACCTGACGACCAATTCGACGAGGGATTTCATGAGTCTGTCCATCCGTCCCGCCTCCGAGTGCCGCTACGACATCGCCTCCCTGGGCGAGATCATGCTCCGCATGGACCCGGGCGAGGGTCGCATCCGCACCACCCGCCAGTTCCGCGTCTGGGAAGGCGGGGGTGAGTACAACGTCGCCCGCGGTCTTCGCCGCGCGTTCGGGCTGCGCGCCGTGGCCGTGACCGCGCTCGCGGACAACGAGGTCGGCCGGCTGGTCGAGGACTGCATGCTCACCGGTGGCGTCGACACCTCGTTCATCAGCTGGGTGCCCTACGACGGCATCGGGCGAGAGGTGCGCAACGGCCTGAACTTCACCGAGCGGGGCTTCGGAGTGCGCGGCGCCGTCGGCGTCTCCGACCGGGGCAACACCGCCATCAGCCAGATCAAGCCGGGCCAGGTGGACTGGGACCACCTGTTCGGCGAGCTGGGCGTGCGGTGGCTGCACACCGGCGGCATCTTCGCCGCCCTCTCGGAGTCCACGGCGGAGGTCGTCATCGAGGCCGTCACGGCAGCCAAGAAGCACGGCACCGTGGTCTCCTACGACCTCAACTACCGACCGAGCCTGTGGAAGACCATCGGTGGCCAGGCCAAGGCCCAGGAGGTCAACAAGGCGATCGCTCCGCTGATCGACGTGATGATCGGCAACGAGGAGGACTTCACGGCCTCCCTCGGGTTCGAGGTCCAGGGCACCGGGGACAACCTCGACAACCTGGAGATCGACAGCTTCAAGGCGATGATCACCGAGGCCGGGCGGACGTATGAGAACTTCCAGGTGATCGGCACCACGCTGCGCACCGTGCACACGGCCTCGGACAACGACTGGGGCGCGATCGCCTGGTCGCGGGACGAAGGCTTCGCCGAGGCCACCCATCGTGAGCACCTGGAGATCCTCGACCGTGTCGGCGGCGGCGACTCCTTCGCCTCAGGCCTCATCTACGGCCTCCTCGAGGGCGAACCCATCCAGACGGCGGTCGAGTACGGGGCAGCGCACGGCGCCCTGGCCATGACCACCCCGGGCGACACGACCATGGTCACCAAGGCCGAGGTGCTCAAGCTCGCCGGGGGCGGAAGCGCCCGCGTGGATCGTTGATCATCACCTGACCTGGGCCGGCCGGTAGCACTGCGCTGTCGGCCGGCCCGGATTCACCTCTCGTCGGCGGCGTGGCCGCGGGTCCGGCAGTCTGGGTGTCGGACCCGCGACCAGGTCGCCGACTGAGTCGCCGGGCCGCAGCGTAGGGACCGGACACCCGCAGGGCTGTCATGTACGCGGCTTACCTGGCGGCGGGCTGCCTCACGTCAGCGAGCCTTCTACACGCTCAACGCCACCGCGAGGGCGACGACGACGAACACCACCAGTACGGCGCTACCGCAGCCGATGGCAGCGATCGCGCCGTAGCCGAGACGCGAGACCCGCGCGCCCGAAGCCCGCACGGCTGAGAGGAACTCGCCGCCGCCCCGTGCATTGAAGGCGTACGCAGCAGCGGCCTGGTTCACACCGCGGGCGACATCCCAGGCAGCACCGGAGCCGCGGCGGTAGCGGCGGTAGCGATACGGGCGATGACCATGATGGGCGACCCCGCCGACGATGCCCATGCTCGTGAAGCCGAGGGCGCGGCTCACCGCACCCGGGTCGGCGAGGATCGGGTAGCTTCGACCGCCGACGACCAGCGTGATGCGCTGTGCGGCGGACTTCACCGTGACCTCCCGTGCCGGCACGCTGAAATGTTGCGTCCAGCCGGCCGCCGCCGATCCGATCCACAGGGTGACGATGCCTGCGCTCACGACCGCCTGCGCGGGGTACCAGGCCCCCGTCGTGGTGTCGCCCCATGCCCCGGAGAACACGGCGTGCGGGTGCTGAATCGGCATGGCCATCACATGAGCCTATTATCTCGCGGACGCGTGTGAGCGCGAGAGCACCATCATGTCTGAGGTCGGCCCGCCCGCTGACACCTCGGGCAGAAGAACGAGGACCGGTTCGCGAATGCCTCGCGCACGATCGAGGTGCCGCATCGCGGGCACGGCTCCCCCTCCTGGCCGTAGACCGCGAGCGACCGGTCAAAGTAGCCCGAGGCACCGTTGACATTGACGTACAGCGCATCGAAGCTCGTTCCCCCGGCCACGAGCGCCTGCCGCATCACCGCCTCGGCGGCGTCCAGCACCGCCGCCACCAGGCCTGGCCGCATCCGGTCCGCGGGCCGTGCGTAGTGCACGCCCGCCCGCCACAGCGCCTCGTCGGCGTAGATGTTGCCGATGCCGGCGGTCACGGTCTGGTCCAGCAAAACCGTCTTGATCCCCCGCCGGCCACGCCGCACCCGCCGGTTCAGTGCTGCGCGGGCGGCCGGCTCGGCCAGCACGGGATCGAGCAGGTCACGCCCGATATGGGCCACCGGTGCGGGAAGCAGCGCAGCGACAGGTGCGCCGCCTGCGTCACCGCCAGGGCCGCCGTCGGGAGTGGGCAGCAGATCGGCCACGGTGAGGTAGCCGAAGGTGCGCTGGTCCACGAACCACAGATCGGGTCCGCCGGCCAGCTCGAGATGTACGCGCAGATGCGGGTTGCTCCGGGCGTCCTCGGAGATCAGCAGCTGACCGCTCATGCCCAGGTGCACCAGCAACGCGTGGTCCTCGGGCTCTCCATCGGGCCCGGCGAGGGTGAGCCAGCAGAACTTTCCGCGCCGCACGGCGGCGGTGAAGGTCCGCCCGGTCAGCAGGGCTTCGAGCTCCGCAGCTCCCCCGGCCTGACGGCGCACGGCACGGTCACGTAGTACCCGCACCCCGGTCACGGGGCGCCCGAGCACATGGTCGGCGAGGCCCGCGCGAACGGTCTCGACCTCGGGGAGCTCGGGCACTACGCCTCGTGAGGGACGTCGTCGGACGCTGTGCCCTCTTCGAGGGCCCGGTAGGCCTGCTCGGCCGCACGCTGCTCGGCGATCTTCTTCGCCGACCCCTCACCGACACCCCACGACTGGTCGCCGAGCATGAGCGTGGAGGTGAAGTGCCGCTGATGGTCCGGGCCGGTCGCCTCGATGCGGTACTCCGGGGCGCCCAGGCCGCGCTCGGCCGCGAGCTCCTGCACGCTGGTCTTCCAGTCCAGGCCTGCACCAAGACCGGCGGCGTCGGTGAGCCGTCCCCCCACGATCCGCTCCACGAACGCGCGTGTCGGTTCGAGCCCGTGGCACAGGTACACCGCCCCGATCACGGCTTCGAGCGTGTCACACAGGATGGAGTCCTTGTCGTGCCCGCCCGTGGTCTGCTCACCCCGGCCGAGCAGCAGGTACTCCCCCAGCCCCATCTCGCGGGCCACCACCGACAGCGCGCGCTGGGAGACGGTGGCCGCGCGCATCTTCGCCAGGTCCCCCTCAGCGCGGTCGGGGTGGGTGCGGTACAGGTGCTCGGTGACGATCACCCCGAGCACCGAGTCGCCGAGGAACTCCAGCCGCTCGTTGGTCGGGATACCGCCGGCTTCATGCGCGAAGGACCGGTGCGTGAGGGCCAGGACGAGCAGCTCGGGATCGACCTCGATGCCCAGCGCCTCGACCAGTTCGTCGACGGCGCGTGCGGTCACTGCTGAGGCTCCTCGTCCGGGGCGTCATCCGGGCCATCCTCGGCACCTGCGAGCGCCGTCAGGGCCGACCAGCGCGGGTCCAGGTTCTCGTGTGCGTGCCCTTCCTCCGCCTCGTCGAGGCGGATCCCGCAGTCCGGGCACAGGCCCGGGCAGTCCGGCCGGCACAGCGGCCGGAAAGGCAGGGCCAGCACGACGGCGTCCGTCACCGTGGGTTCGAGGTCGAGCGTCTCCCCATCGAGTTCGGGCAACAGCTCCTCGTCCTCCCCCAGTTCGCTGGCGTCCTGCGTGCCGGGGTAGGCGAACATCTCGGTGATGTCGGCATCGAGATCGAGGGAGACATCGGTCAGGCATCGCACGCATTCGCCCTCGGCGACGGCCTGCGCGGCCCCGGTCACGAGCACACCATCCATCACGGCTTCCAGCCGCAGATCGAGCGCCACCTCGCTGCCGGCCCGGACGGCGATCACCTCGTTGCCCATCGGCTCGGCCACGGGCACGTCGAGGGTGAGGGTCCGCATCGATCCGGGCCGTCGGCCCAGGTCATGGGTGGAGATCTGGAAGGGCGTCATGAGTCGTTCGCTTCCTTGTCGTTCCCGCCGTTGGTCTCATCGGCCGGGCCGCGGCGGCCACGGGTGCGCTCCATCAACCGGGCTCGCCCGGCCGCCACCTGGGAGGAGATCGAGTTGAGGTCGATCTCGAACTGGGCGAGCTGACGGTCGCAGTAGTCGTCGGCCTCGCGGGAGAGCTTCTCGGCCTCGGCCTTGGCTGTGGCGACGATGGTCGCGGCGCGTTCGTTCGCTGCTGCCACCACGGCCTCCCTGGAGACGAGCTCGTCGGCCCGCTCCTTGGCCTTCTCCACGATCGCGCCCGCCTCGCGCCGCGCGCGCTGCAGCACCGCGTCGGCGTCGGCTACCACGGAGTCCGCGCGGGTGATCTGGTCCGGTAGCACGCCGGTCGCGGAGTCGATCAACTCGAGCACCTCAGCGCGGTTGACGAGTACGGAGGCCGACATCGGCATCGAGCGTGCGGAGGAGACGAGGTCGGCGAGCTCGTCGAGGATCGCGACCAACGACTCGCCCTGCTCTGCTGCTTTGCTCATGAGTGTCCATCTTTCGGGTGCAGGGCGGTCCGGACGGCATCGTCGACGGCGGGCGGAACGAGGTCGCTGATGCTGCCCCCGTACCGGGCGACGTCTTTGACCATGGTGGAGGAGACGTGGGCGAGTTCGGGTGCACCGGTCACGAAGACCGTCTCCACGCCGCTCAGGTGCCGGTTCATCAAGGCCATCGGTTGCTCGGCGTCGTAGTCAGCGCCGCCCCGCAGGCCCTTGACGATGGCGCTGGCCCCGAGTTCGTCGCACAAGTCGGCGAGCAGTCCGGGCATGCGGACCACCCGCACACCATCCTGGTCGGCGACCGCGTCGGTGAACAGCCGCAGGCGGGTGTCGGCATCCAGCAGTGGTGCCTTGCCGGAGTTGATCCCCACGGCCACCACCACCTCGTCGAACAGGGTACGCGCGCGGCGCACGATGTCCAGGTGCCCAAGGGTGACCGGATCGAAGGATCCGGGGCACACGGCGATACGAGAGGTCACGGCCGCCAACTTACCTTCCCGGGGCGTGAGCATCGTGACGACACCGCCCGAGAGACCGGTTTCTCGGGTAGACTTGGTCGCCACGACCCACTAGCGAGCGAAGGTCTCTGCGTGTCTGCCGATCCTGCCCCGTCCGAGCCTCCGGTCCTGCGTCTGCGGGAGGAGGACCATGTGGTTGTCGCCACGGCCGATCTGCCTGTCGATGCCGAGATTCGGCTGCCCGGGGTGCAGGCGTTTCGCACGACGGCACCCATCCCCCGGGGCCACAAGCTCGCCATCCGTCCGGTCACCCAGGGTGGCCAGGTGCTCAAGTACGGGCAGTCGATCGGGCGCGCGACGGCGGCGATCACGGCCGGGGATCATGTGCACTCGCACAACCTCGGAATGGATCTCGACGAGCGAGAGCACGAGTTCGGGACCGCGCGGGTGCAACCCTCCTTCCCTGAGGGGCGTGACCTGCCGCGCACCTTCCTCGGCTACCACCGCCCCGACGGCCGCGTCGGCACCCGCAACTACATCGGCGTCATCACGTCGGTGAACTGCTCGGCGAGCTCAGCGAACATGATTGCTGACCAGTTCCGCCACACGGGGCTGGAGGAGTTCGAGAACGTCGACGGCGTCATGGCGATCACCCATCAGAGTGGGTGCGGGCTGGTACCGGACTCCGAGGGTGGGCAGATGCTGCTGCGCACCCTGCGCGGGTACGCCAACCACCCGAACTTCGGCGGACTGCTGGTGCTGGGGCTCGGCTGCGAGATGATCGCCGTGAACCAGCTCGTGGACGGCCTGGGCCTGCCCGAGGGCGCCTACGTGGAGACGATGACCATCCAGGACATCGGAGGCATCCGGGCCACCGTGCGGGCCGGGGTGGAGAAGATCCAGGAGATGATGCCGCGGGTGAACGAGGCCCAGCGGGAGCCTGCGGACGTGGCTCACCTGACCCTGGGCCTGAACTGCGGCGGCAGCGACGGGTACTCGGGCATCACGGCCAATCCTGCCCTGGGGTATGCCTCGGATCTGCTGGTCGCGGCTGGTGGTACCTCCACGCTGGCCGAGACGCCGGAGGTGTACGGGGCCGAGCACCTGCTCACCCGCCGGGCGGTCTCACCCGAGGTGGGTCAGCGGCTGCTGGACCGGATCGAGTGGTGGAAGGACTACACCGCTGCCGGCGAGGGCACCCTGGACAACAACCCGTCCCCGGGAAACAAGACCGGTGGCCTGACCACGATCCTCGAGAAGTCGCTCGGCGCCGTCGCCAAGGGCGGTACGGCCGAACTGACCGGCGTGTACGAGTACGCCGAGGCGATCACCGCGAAGGGATTCACCTTCATGGACACCCCCGGCTACGACCCGGTCTCGGTGACCGGCCTGGTCGCCGGTGGCGCCACGGTGGTGTGCTTCACCACCGGGCGGGGGTCGGTGCTCGGGTGCAAGCCGGCGCCCTCGATCAAACTGGCCACGAACACCCCAATGTACGAACGCATGCACGAGGACATGGATCTCAACTGCGGGCGGATCGTCGACGGCACCGCCAGCCTCACCGAGGTGGGCGAGGAGATCTACCGGATGATCGTCGAGGTCGCCTCCGGCCGCGAGACCGTCAGCGAAGAGCTCGACCTCGGTCAGGACGAGTTCATTCCGTGGCACGTGGGTGCGGTGACCTGAGCCTCGGACCACGCGTTGCCGCGATCTGTCGCCTCCACCGTCAGGGATCCGACGATTCGGGGCAACGCACGTCAGTGCGGCAGCGCGCGCGTCAGCTGAGCAACCAGGCCAGCTCCCGGTCGAGCAGCAGGGTGCGCACCCGGGCACGGACGGCCTCGACGTGGTGCCCCAGCGCGTCGTAGACCGCCTTGCCGCGTACGCCCGGGACCTCCTCCACCGCCCAGAGGAGTGCATGGGTGCGGCCGTCCTCGTCGTGCTCAAGCAGCACGGTGGCCTCCGGTGAGACCTCCAGGTCGGTGTAGCGCTCGTCGTCGATCTCGACCTCACCGGTCAGTCCGGCGGTGATCGGATGCAGCACATCGCTCACGCGCACCTGCGCAACCCCGCGCGGCGGGTGCCAGGAGGCTCGCCCGGCCGTGCCCGCCTCGACCTCATGCTTGGGCACCCACCGGCCACCCAGCGCCCGGGCCCACTGATCGTTCTCGTAGAACGTGTTCGACCCGGTGTGGGTGGCGAGCACCGGCACACCTGCGGCCACGGCGGCGAGCACCGCATCGCGCAGGTCCCGTGCGCGCACATCGTCGGCCTCCTCGGAGACCTCCACCGGGGTGCTGCCGCCGCCGGCGTTGACGACGATCAGGTCGGGCTGGCCCAGATCGGCGGACTCGGCCTCGCCGGTCCGCAGCACCCGGGCGTCGAAGCCACGGTCGCCCAGCAGTTCGGCCAGCGCGGCCGACGTGCCCTCGAAGTCGTGCCACGGGTCGGCGTAGCGTCCGGCTCCGCTGATCACGACGGCGGTGCGATGGTCTGCAGACACGTGCTCTCCTTTGACGATGGTCCGGTCACGCGATGGTAAGCGGTTGCCGATAGGGTGTCATGCGAGTTGCCTTCGCCGCGAGGCGAGGCGTGGCTATCCAGTACCCGCAGAACAAGGAGCACAGCGTGAGCGCCCCTGACGGCGAGCCCGTGCTGCGTATCGGAGCGCGCGACGTCGCCCGGTACTCAGACGGCCAGGACATGGCTGGCACCCTCTCCCCTCGCCCGTACCTGCATCCGGTGACCACGCTCGACGGCGTCGGGCTCACCGAGATCCTCCCCGAGGATCACACCCATCACTACGGCGTCAGCAATGCCGTGGTCGAGGTGAACGGCACGATGTTCTGGGGCGGCAAGTCCTACGTGCACCCCACCGGGTACGAGATGCTCGACAACCACGGCCGGCAGGTGCCGCTGAGCACCGAGTCCGGCGACCACGGCATCTCCCAGCGGCTGCAATGGGTGGACGGTGCCGGTTCGCACGTGCTCACCGAGGACCGCGGGATTCTGGCCGATCTGCTGCCTGAGCAGGAGGTGTGGGCGCTGCGCTGGCACTCGCGCCTGCACGCCGACGGCGGTGCGAACCTGACGATCGGCTCCCCCGCCACCCGTGGCCGGGTCGGGGCCGGCTATGGCGGGCTGTTCTGGCGGCTCTCCGGTGAAGACGTCCCCACAGTGGCCACAGTGGCGGACAGCACGGATCCGCTCGGCAACCCCACCTCGCCGTGGTTGCTCTTGGTGCAGGACCGCAGCACCGGGCCGGTGAGCCTGCTGCTGGGGCAACCCCGCGAGGCGATCCTGCCCTGGTTCGTCCGGACCTCCGGCTACGTGGGTGCCGGACCCGCTGTTGCGTGGGACACCGAGCGTGTCATCCCCGCTGGTGGGCACCTAGATCTGCACCTGTGGGCCGTGCTCGCCGACCGGGCACTGAGCACCACCGAAGCCACCACCCTCTACGAACGACTGGAGCAGCTCGCGTGACCACCACCTTCGCCGTCGTCGGACTCCACGGATACGGCGCTCAGCACCTCGGCCAGATCAACGAGCTCGCTGAGGCCGGCCGAGCACGTCTGGTCGGGGTGGCCGACCCCCGTGGCGGAGAGGGCGCGCGGAACCTCCCCGAGGGCACAGCGGTCTACTCCGACCTCGATGCTCTACTCGCCGAGGTGACGCCGGATGTGGTCACGCTCGCCACCCCGATCCACACGCATCTGCCGCTCGCAGAACGGGCCATGCGCGCCGGTGCGCACGTGCTGCTGGAGAAGCCGACGACGGCCTCGCTGGCAGAGTTCGAGAGGCTCGTGCAGGTGAGTGACGAGACCGGCAAAGCCGTCCAGATCGGATTCCAGAGCTTCGGCTCGCACGCCTTCGAGCGGATCGCCGACATCGTCACCTCCGGCCAGATCGGCGAGGTGCGCGGCATCGGCGGCCTGGGCCTATGGCGACGGGCGCGCAGCTACTATGACCGCTCCCGGTGGGCCGGGCAGCGCCGTCTGGACGGTGTCGAGGTGGTCGACGGTGCGGTGACCAACCCGCTGGCGCACTCGATCGCGTCAGCCCTGCGGATCGATGGCTCGTCCCGGGCTGAGGACGTGGCCGAGGTAGTGGTCGACCTGTACCACGCCAACGATATCGAGGCCGACGACACCTCCGCCGTCCGGCTGCGGACCACGAAGGGCACCCCGATCGCCCTGGGTCTGACCCTGGCGGCAGAGGAACCCGACACCAAGCCCCGGATCCTCGTACACGGCACCGAGGGCACCATCGAGTTCCGCTACACCTCGGACGATCTCGTGGTGCGCACCGCCGAGGGCGAGACGACCGAGACGGTGGGCCGGACGGGCCTGTTCGTGAATCTCCTCGATCATCTGGAGGGTGGGACGCCGCTGCTGGCGGACGTGCGCGACACCGGTGCGTT includes these proteins:
- a CDS encoding Gfo/Idh/MocA family protein — translated: MTTTFAVVGLHGYGAQHLGQINELAEAGRARLVGVADPRGGEGARNLPEGTAVYSDLDALLAEVTPDVVTLATPIHTHLPLAERAMRAGAHVLLEKPTTASLAEFERLVQVSDETGKAVQIGFQSFGSHAFERIADIVTSGQIGEVRGIGGLGLWRRARSYYDRSRWAGQRRLDGVEVVDGAVTNPLAHSIASALRIDGSSRAEDVAEVVVDLYHANDIEADDTSAVRLRTTKGTPIALGLTLAAEEPDTKPRILVHGTEGTIEFRYTSDDLVVRTAEGETTETVGRTGLFVNLLDHLEGGTPLLADVRDTGAFMRVLEAVRTAPDPAQVRDDCFTQVGEGPDSYRVIHGVDDWCRRVATELATFSELGAPWTR